In one Epinephelus moara isolate mb chromosome 6, YSFRI_EMoa_1.0, whole genome shotgun sequence genomic region, the following are encoded:
- the s100w gene encoding S100 calcium binding protein W produces the protein MDARLETAIRNIVDIFMEYADDEGKKNQLSQEELKKLLDSEIKSEEFKEKINSADIEEAIKLLDKNHDGKVNFREFCRCVSILAKCYFHAKTGRGGKKGKGKGQDDDAED, from the exons ATGGATGCtcgcctggaaacagccattaGAAACATTGTGGATATATTTATGGAGTATGCTGATGATGAGGGCAAGAAAAACCAGTTAAGTCAAGAAGAGCTGAAGAAGTTGCTGGACTCAGAAATAAAAAGCGAAGAGTTCAAA gAAAAAATCAATTCAGCTGACATCGAGGAGGCCATTAAGTTACTGGATAAAAACCACGATGGAAAGGTCAACTTCCGCGAGTTCTGTCGGTGTGTGTCTATTCTCGCTAAATGCTACTTCCACGCGAAGACAGGCAGGGGTGGCAAGAAAGGCAAGGGCAAAGGGCAAGATGATGACGCAGAGGACTAA